The following proteins come from a genomic window of Streptomyces sp. NBC_00539:
- a CDS encoding DUF6230 family protein produces the protein MSSQVRGGTRWKRFALVMVPSIAATAAVGVGLAQGALAASFSVSGQDFKVSADKLDGDDLLQYGSVAKGKGLDGKDAAHPVTISGFRHAEITNMCQSLVTPIPGLGAVTMKLQTGNKGKPAVAENIYLDVAELDTDATFSNLDIGVAVDAAGGTAEHPTTPQAGTVANGALFSQRAKKAVLTNVRQKAWATTAGTFTLPDLKLRLLSGDQPCYQDEK, from the coding sequence ATGAGTTCTCAGGTTCGTGGCGGGACCAGATGGAAGCGCTTCGCGCTCGTCATGGTGCCGAGCATCGCGGCCACGGCCGCGGTCGGTGTCGGTCTGGCGCAGGGTGCCCTCGCGGCGTCCTTCAGCGTCTCCGGCCAGGACTTCAAGGTCTCGGCCGACAAGCTGGACGGTGACGACCTGCTGCAGTACGGCAGCGTCGCCAAGGGCAAGGGCCTCGACGGCAAGGACGCGGCGCACCCGGTCACGATCTCCGGGTTCCGGCACGCCGAGATCACCAACATGTGCCAGTCGCTGGTGACGCCGATTCCCGGCCTCGGCGCGGTCACGATGAAGCTCCAGACCGGCAACAAGGGCAAGCCGGCGGTCGCGGAGAACATCTACCTGGACGTCGCCGAGCTCGACACCGACGCCACGTTCAGCAACCTCGACATCGGTGTCGCGGTGGACGCGGCCGGCGGCACGGCGGAGCACCCGACCACGCCGCAGGCCGGCACGGTGGCCAACGGCGCCCTGTTCTCGCAGCGCGCCAAGAAGGCCGTGCTGACGAACGTGCGCCAGAAGGCGTGGGCGACGACGGCGGGCACCTTCACGCTGCCCGACCTCAAGCTGCGTCTGCTCAGCGGTGACCAGCCGTGCTACCAGGACGAGAAGTAG
- a CDS encoding DUF6114 domain-containing protein — MNPQAPVRAADDAWLTVVYYRFRAWRGGRPFWAGLFTLIGGFPIAYFPYADLRLGNITIAMATTAGAGSLIIGILLMTLGVALWFQQGIRVFAGVASILLALVSLPVSNLGGFFIGFLFSLLGGALALSWVPGKPAGPEDRTDAQEAAADEAQAYADAPAGYVPGPRGTETAYPSETTAHADGGRNSAG, encoded by the coding sequence ATGAACCCCCAGGCCCCGGTTCGCGCCGCAGACGACGCTTGGCTCACCGTGGTGTACTACCGCTTCCGCGCCTGGAGGGGCGGCCGGCCCTTCTGGGCGGGCCTGTTCACTCTCATCGGCGGTTTTCCCATCGCGTACTTCCCCTACGCGGACCTCCGCCTGGGCAACATCACCATCGCCATGGCGACCACCGCGGGCGCGGGCTCGCTGATCATCGGCATCCTGCTGATGACCCTCGGCGTGGCCCTGTGGTTCCAGCAGGGCATCCGGGTCTTCGCCGGCGTGGCGTCGATCCTGCTGGCCCTGGTGTCCCTGCCGGTCTCCAACCTCGGCGGTTTCTTCATCGGCTTCCTGTTCTCGCTGCTCGGCGGCGCGCTCGCCCTGTCGTGGGTGCCGGGCAAGCCGGCCGGTCCCGAGGACCGCACCGACGCGCAGGAAGCGGCGGCGGACGAGGCGCAGGCGTACGCGGACGCCCCCGCGGGCTACGTCCCCGGACCCCGCGGCACGGAAACGGCTTACCCGAGCGAGACGACTGCCCACGCCGATGGCGGGAGGAACAGTGCGGGGTGA
- the pyk gene encoding pyruvate kinase, with protein MRRSKIVCTLGPAVDSYEQLKALIEAGMNVARFNFSHGSQAEHQERYDRVRKVSEDTGRAVGVLADLQGPKIRLETFAEGPVELVRGDEFTITVEDVPGDKSICGTTYKGLPGDVAKGDPILINDGNVELRVTEVDALRVKTIVIEGGVISDHKGINLPGAAVNVPALSEKDIDDLRFALRMGCDMVALSFVRDANDVKDVHKVMDEVGRRVPVIAKVEKPQAVENMAAVVDAFDAVMVARGDLAVEYPLEKVPMVQKRLIEMCRRNAKPVIVATQMMESMITNSRPTRAEASDVANAILDGADAVMLSAESSVGAYPIETVKTMSKIVAAAEEELLSKGLQPLVPGKKPRTQGGSVARAACEIADFLGGKALIAFTQSGDTARRLSRYRVQQPILAFTTDQNTRNQLTLSWGVDSYIVPHVDTTDAMVDLVDGELLKLGRYNTGDTMVITAGSPPGVPGTTNMVRVHHLGGATPTA; from the coding sequence ATGCGCCGTTCCAAAATCGTCTGCACGCTGGGCCCCGCCGTCGACTCGTATGAGCAGCTGAAAGCACTCATCGAGGCAGGCATGAACGTGGCCCGATTCAACTTCAGCCACGGATCCCAGGCAGAACACCAGGAGCGGTACGACCGCGTCCGGAAGGTCTCCGAGGACACCGGGCGCGCGGTCGGCGTCCTCGCCGACCTCCAGGGCCCGAAGATCCGTCTGGAGACCTTCGCCGAGGGTCCCGTCGAGCTGGTGCGCGGTGACGAGTTCACCATCACCGTCGAGGACGTCCCCGGTGACAAGTCCATCTGCGGCACCACCTACAAGGGCCTGCCGGGCGACGTCGCCAAGGGCGACCCGATCCTGATCAACGACGGCAACGTCGAGCTGCGGGTCACCGAGGTCGACGCCCTCCGCGTCAAGACCATCGTCATCGAGGGCGGTGTCATCTCCGACCACAAGGGCATCAACCTGCCCGGCGCGGCCGTGAACGTGCCGGCCCTGTCGGAGAAGGACATCGACGACCTGCGCTTCGCGCTGCGGATGGGCTGCGACATGGTCGCCCTGTCCTTCGTGCGCGACGCGAACGACGTCAAGGACGTCCACAAGGTGATGGACGAGGTCGGCCGCCGGGTCCCCGTGATCGCCAAGGTGGAGAAGCCGCAGGCCGTCGAGAACATGGCCGCCGTGGTGGACGCCTTCGACGCGGTCATGGTGGCCCGTGGTGACCTGGCCGTCGAGTACCCGCTCGAAAAGGTCCCGATGGTGCAGAAGCGGCTCATCGAGATGTGCCGCCGCAACGCCAAGCCGGTGATCGTCGCGACCCAGATGATGGAGTCGATGATCACGAACTCGCGTCCCACGCGCGCGGAGGCGTCCGACGTCGCCAACGCGATCCTGGACGGCGCGGACGCGGTCATGCTGTCGGCGGAGTCCTCGGTGGGCGCCTATCCGATCGAGACCGTCAAGACGATGTCGAAGATCGTCGCGGCTGCGGAGGAGGAGCTCCTGTCCAAGGGCCTCCAGCCGCTGGTGCCGGGCAAGAAGCCCCGTACGCAGGGCGGCTCCGTCGCCCGCGCGGCCTGCGAGATCGCCGACTTCCTCGGCGGCAAGGCGCTGATCGCCTTCACGCAGTCCGGCGACACGGCCCGGCGGCTGTCGCGCTACCGCGTGCAGCAGCCGATCCTGGCCTTCACCACGGACCAGAACACCCGCAACCAGCTCACGCTGAGCTGGGGCGTCGACTCCTACATCGTCCCCCACGTGGACACCACGGACGCGATGGTCGACCTGGTGGACGGCGAGCTGCTCAAGCTCGGCCGCTACAACACCGGCGACACCATGGTCATCACGGCCGGCTCTCCCCCCGGCGTCCCGGGCACGACCAACATGGTCCGCGTCCACCACCTCGGTGGCGCCACGCCCACCGCCTGA
- a CDS encoding DUF3817 domain-containing protein, translating into MKKSVLTRYRVMAFATAVMLLVLCTCMIFKYGFDKGADLTLVVSQIHGVLFMIYLVFAFDLSSKAKWPFGKMVWVLASGTIPLAAFFVERKVRAEIEPLVTDGLATARA; encoded by the coding sequence ATGAAAAAGAGCGTGCTGACCCGGTACCGGGTGATGGCCTTCGCCACTGCCGTGATGCTGCTGGTGCTCTGCACCTGCATGATCTTCAAGTACGGATTCGACAAGGGCGCGGACCTGACCCTGGTGGTCTCCCAGATCCACGGCGTGCTCTTCATGATCTACCTGGTCTTCGCCTTCGACCTGAGCTCCAAGGCGAAGTGGCCCTTCGGCAAGATGGTCTGGGTCCTGGCGAGCGGCACCATCCCGCTGGCCGCGTTCTTCGTCGAGCGCAAGGTCCGCGCGGAGATCGAACCGCTGGTCACCGACGGCCTGGCCACCGCCCGAGCCTAG
- a CDS encoding MarR family winged helix-turn-helix transcriptional regulator: MPKPLSLPFDPIARADELWQQRWGPVPSMSAITSIMRAHQILLGEVDAVVKPYGLTFARYEALVLLTFSQAGELPMSKIGERLMVHPTSVTNTVDRLVRSGLVDKRPNPNDGRGTLASITDKGREVVEAATRDLMEIDFGLGVYDSEECGEIFALLRPLRVAAGDFDEK; the protein is encoded by the coding sequence GTGCCCAAGCCGCTCAGCCTTCCCTTCGACCCGATCGCCCGCGCCGACGAGCTCTGGCAGCAGCGCTGGGGGCCGGTTCCCTCGATGTCCGCCATCACCTCGATCATGCGGGCGCACCAGATCCTGCTCGGCGAGGTCGACGCCGTCGTGAAGCCGTACGGGCTGACCTTCGCCCGCTACGAGGCGCTGGTGCTCCTCACCTTCTCGCAGGCCGGCGAACTGCCGATGTCGAAGATCGGCGAGCGGCTCATGGTCCACCCGACCTCCGTGACCAACACCGTCGACCGCCTGGTGCGCTCGGGGCTCGTGGACAAGCGCCCGAACCCGAACGACGGCCGGGGCACCCTCGCCTCCATCACGGACAAGGGGCGCGAGGTGGTCGAGGCCGCCACCCGGGACCTGATGGAGATCGACTTCGGGCTCGGCGTGTACGACTCCGAGGAGTGCGGCGAGATCTTCGCGCTGCTGCGGCCGCTGCGGGTGGCGGCGGGGGACTTCGACGAGAAGTGA
- the pta gene encoding phosphate acetyltransferase, with the protein MTRSVYVTGIERGDGRQVVELGIMELLARQTGRVGVYRPLLHDSPDRLFDLLKARYRIDQDAASAYGMDYHEASAVLAEKGTDELVSRLVERYHRVARDYEVVLVLGTDYADTNLPDELALNARLANELGAVVVPVVGGTKHSAEAVRAEARNAYRAYEGLGCHVVAMAVNRVAAEDRDVIAEWLAARLPVPCYVLPDDKSLSAPTVAEITRALGGEVLLGDDAGLARDALDFVFGGAMLPNFLGALTPGCLVVTPGDRSDLVIGALAAHTSGTPPIAGVLLTLNERPGRDILTLASKLAPGTPVVSVAGNSFPTAAELFSLQSRLNSATPRKLETALGLFERHVDTAELRDLLSVARSERVTPMMFENELLERARSERRRVVLPEGTEERVLRAADVVLRRGVCDLTLLGEEPAILKKAADLGIDISGAQLIDPATSPLRERFAEYYAQARAHKGMTVELANDVVTDVNYFGTLMVQEGLADGMVSGAVHSTAATIRPAFEIIKTKPEASIVSSVFFMCLADQVLVYGDCAVNPDPGAEQLADIAVQSAATAAAFGVEPRIAMLSYSTGTSGTGADVEKVRKATETVRERRPDLLIEGPIQYDAAVEPSVAATKLPGSEVAGRASVLIFPDLNTGNNTYKAVQRSAGAVAVGPVLQGLRKPVNDLSRGALVQDIVTTVAITAIQAQSPAPSSARPASAG; encoded by the coding sequence GTGACGCGCAGCGTGTATGTGACCGGTATCGAGCGGGGGGACGGCCGGCAGGTCGTCGAGCTGGGGATCATGGAGCTGCTGGCCCGGCAGACGGGCCGGGTGGGCGTCTACCGTCCGCTGCTGCACGACAGCCCCGACCGGCTCTTCGACCTCTTGAAGGCGCGCTACCGGATAGACCAGGACGCGGCGTCCGCGTACGGCATGGACTACCACGAGGCCTCGGCCGTCCTCGCCGAGAAGGGTACCGACGAGCTGGTGTCCCGGCTGGTCGAGCGCTACCACCGGGTGGCCCGCGACTACGAGGTCGTGCTGGTGCTGGGCACCGACTACGCCGACACCAACCTGCCGGACGAGCTCGCGCTGAACGCCCGCCTGGCCAACGAGCTGGGGGCCGTGGTCGTGCCCGTCGTGGGCGGTACGAAGCACTCCGCCGAGGCCGTCCGCGCGGAGGCCCGCAACGCCTACCGGGCGTACGAGGGCCTCGGCTGTCACGTCGTGGCCATGGCGGTCAACCGGGTGGCCGCCGAGGACCGCGACGTCATCGCCGAGTGGCTGGCCGCCCGCCTCCCCGTGCCCTGCTACGTCCTGCCGGACGACAAGTCCCTCTCCGCCCCGACCGTCGCCGAGATCACCCGGGCGCTGGGCGGCGAAGTACTGCTGGGGGACGACGCCGGGCTCGCGCGCGACGCCCTCGACTTCGTGTTCGGCGGCGCGATGCTGCCGAACTTCCTGGGCGCGCTGACCCCCGGCTGCCTGGTCGTCACCCCCGGGGACCGCTCCGACCTGGTGATCGGCGCGCTGGCCGCGCACACCTCCGGCACCCCGCCGATCGCCGGGGTGCTGCTGACGCTGAACGAGCGCCCGGGCCGGGACATCCTGACGCTGGCCTCCAAGCTGGCGCCCGGCACTCCCGTGGTGTCGGTGGCCGGGAACAGCTTCCCCACGGCCGCGGAACTCTTCTCGCTCCAGAGCCGTTTGAACTCCGCGACGCCGCGCAAGCTGGAGACCGCGCTCGGCCTCTTCGAGCGGCACGTGGACACCGCCGAGCTGCGCGACCTGCTGTCGGTCGCCCGCTCCGAGCGGGTCACGCCGATGATGTTCGAGAACGAGCTGCTGGAGCGGGCCCGCTCCGAGCGCCGCCGGGTCGTGCTGCCGGAGGGCACCGAGGAGCGCGTGCTGCGCGCCGCGGACGTGGTGCTGCGGCGGGGGGTCTGCGACCTGACCCTGCTCGGCGAGGAGCCGGCGATCCTCAAGAAGGCCGCCGACCTGGGCATCGACATCTCGGGCGCCCAGCTGATCGACCCGGCGACCTCGCCCCTGCGTGAACGTTTCGCCGAGTACTACGCCCAGGCCCGGGCCCACAAGGGCATGACCGTCGAGCTGGCCAACGACGTGGTCACCGACGTCAACTACTTCGGCACGCTGATGGTCCAGGAGGGCCTGGCGGACGGGATGGTCTCCGGCGCCGTGCACTCCACCGCCGCGACCATCCGCCCCGCCTTCGAGATCATCAAGACCAAGCCGGAGGCGTCCATCGTCTCCTCGGTCTTCTTCATGTGCCTGGCCGACCAGGTCCTCGTCTACGGGGACTGCGCGGTCAATCCGGACCCCGGTGCCGAGCAGCTCGCCGACATCGCCGTCCAGTCCGCCGCCACCGCCGCCGCCTTCGGCGTCGAGCCGCGGATCGCGATGCTCTCGTACTCCACCGGCACCTCAGGTACCGGCGCGGACGTGGAGAAGGTCCGCAAGGCGACCGAGACCGTCCGCGAGCGGCGGCCCGACCTGCTGATCGAGGGGCCGATCCAGTACGACGCGGCGGTGGAGCCCTCCGTCGCCGCGACGAAGCTGCCCGGGTCGGAGGTGGCCGGGCGGGCGAGCGTGCTGATCTTCCCCGACCTCAACACGGGCAACAACACGTACAAGGCCGTACAGCGCTCGGCGGGCGCCGTCGCGGTCGGTCCGGTGCTCCAGGGGCTGCGCAAGCCGGTCAACGACCTGTCGCGCGGCGCCCTGGTCCAGGACATCGTCACGACGGTGGCGATCACCGCGATCCAGGCCCAGTCGCCGGCCCCGTCGTCCGCCCGGCCGGCGTCGGCCGGCTGA
- a CDS encoding TetR/AcrR family transcriptional regulator, with protein sequence MRTPSPGTSSPPGRTGRPRSAAADAAILAATREALVDLGWSKLTMGDVSARAGVAKTTLYRRWAGKNELVVDAVAELFDALELPDRGSLEADIEDVVLQFAELLRRPEARTALMAVVAESTRDPALRDRIRSAIVDRQKRLVVLGRERAQARGELPYEEDESLTGHTTDLIFDVIAGTVVHRALVSCEPVDELWVATFTALLMHGLRGPAQA encoded by the coding sequence ATGCGCACCCCCAGCCCCGGCACCAGCTCCCCGCCCGGCCGCACCGGCCGCCCCCGCAGCGCTGCGGCGGACGCGGCGATCCTGGCGGCGACCCGGGAGGCGCTGGTGGATCTCGGCTGGTCGAAGCTGACGATGGGTGACGTGTCGGCCCGGGCAGGGGTCGCGAAGACCACCCTCTACCGGCGCTGGGCGGGCAAGAACGAGCTGGTCGTGGACGCGGTCGCGGAACTCTTCGACGCGCTGGAGCTTCCCGACCGGGGCTCGCTCGAAGCCGACATCGAGGACGTGGTGCTCCAGTTCGCGGAGCTGTTGCGACGCCCGGAGGCCCGTACCGCCCTGATGGCGGTGGTCGCCGAGTCCACCCGGGACCCGGCGCTGCGTGACCGGATCCGGTCGGCGATCGTGGACCGGCAGAAACGTCTCGTCGTACTGGGCCGCGAACGCGCGCAGGCCCGCGGCGAACTCCCGTACGAGGAGGACGAGTCCCTCACCGGGCACACCACCGACCTGATATTCGACGTGATCGCGGGCACGGTGGTGCACCGCGCCCTGGTGAGCTGCGAACCGGTCGACGAACTCTGGGTGGCCACCTTCACGGCGCTCCTGATGCACGGCCTGCGCGGCCCGGCCCAGGCGTAA
- a CDS encoding tetratricopeptide repeat protein, translated as MQPRNMSMSGVVDLAAVKAAADAKAKAEQARAEAARQGGGASGPSAGAVPPSALVIDVDEAAFDSTVIRLSDQVPVVLDFWAEWCEPCKQLGPLLERLTVEANGRLVLAKIDVDANQMLMQQFGIQGIPAVFAVVAGQVLPLFQGAAPEQEIRATLAQLVQVAEERFGLLGLQVDPAAEGAEAPAAASAAGPAAGPYDALLEAAVVALDAGDLAGAVQAYKNVLVDDPNNTEAKLGLAQAELLSRVQHMDPQAVRAAAAERPRDPQAQIAAADLDLVGGHVEDAFGRLVDTVRVTFGEDRDAVRLRLLELFEVIGADDPRVSAARTALARVLF; from the coding sequence ATGCAGCCCAGAAACATGTCCATGAGCGGCGTCGTAGACCTCGCCGCGGTGAAGGCGGCCGCCGACGCCAAGGCGAAGGCCGAACAGGCGCGCGCCGAGGCGGCCCGGCAGGGCGGCGGCGCGTCCGGCCCGTCCGCCGGCGCCGTACCGCCGTCCGCACTCGTCATCGACGTAGACGAGGCCGCCTTCGACAGCACCGTCATCCGCCTCTCCGACCAGGTTCCGGTCGTCCTCGACTTCTGGGCCGAGTGGTGCGAGCCGTGCAAGCAGCTCGGCCCGCTGCTGGAGCGGCTGACCGTCGAGGCGAACGGCCGGCTCGTGCTGGCGAAGATCGACGTCGACGCCAACCAGATGCTGATGCAGCAGTTCGGCATCCAGGGCATCCCGGCGGTCTTCGCCGTGGTGGCCGGCCAGGTGCTGCCGCTGTTCCAGGGTGCGGCCCCGGAGCAGGAGATCCGCGCGACGCTGGCCCAGCTGGTCCAGGTCGCCGAGGAGCGCTTCGGTCTGCTCGGGCTCCAGGTCGACCCGGCCGCCGAGGGCGCCGAAGCCCCGGCCGCGGCTTCCGCAGCCGGTCCCGCCGCCGGTCCGTACGACGCGCTGCTGGAGGCGGCGGTCGTGGCGCTGGACGCGGGTGACCTGGCCGGAGCGGTGCAGGCGTACAAGAACGTACTGGTCGACGACCCGAACAACACCGAGGCCAAGCTGGGCCTGGCCCAGGCCGAGCTCCTCTCCAGGGTCCAGCACATGGACCCGCAGGCGGTGCGCGCGGCGGCGGCCGAGAGGCCGAGGGACCCGCAGGCGCAGATCGCCGCAGCGGACCTCGACCTGGTCGGCGGTCATGTGGAGGACGCCTTCGGGCGCCTGGTGGACACCGTGCGCGTGACGTTCGGTGAGGACCGGGACGCCGTGCGACTGCGGCTGCTGGAGCTGTTCGAGGTCATCGGGGCGGACGACCCGCGGGTTTCGGCGGCCCGGACGGCGCTGGCCCGGGTGCTGTTCTAG
- a CDS encoding acetate kinase, protein MTASRILVLNSGSSSLKYQLLDMADSSRLAVGLVERIGEETSRLVHEPLTGPGAEGGKRERAGAIAGHEAALRAVAAELAADGLGLDSPELAAVGHRVVHGGTRFTRPTVIDDEVLAEIRSLIPLAPLHNPANVTGIEVARSLRADLPQVAVFDTAFHATVPEYAARYAIDAETARKYSIRRYGFHGTSHACVSRATAALLGRPVEDVNVIVLHLGNGASASAVRGGVCVETSMGMTPLEGLVMGTRSGDLDPAVIFHLARVGGLSVDEIDSLLNKKSGLLGMCGDNDMREVLRRAGEGDEAASTAFAAYVHRLKKYIGAYSAVLGRVDAVTFTAGVGENAHQVREAAVDGLAELGLVLDLEANAVRSSQPRLVSAEYARVAVAVVPTDEELEIATQAYALVTQ, encoded by the coding sequence GTGACCGCATCACGCATCCTCGTCCTCAACTCCGGCTCCTCCTCGCTCAAGTACCAGCTGCTCGACATGGCGGACTCCTCCCGCCTCGCCGTGGGCCTGGTCGAGCGGATCGGCGAGGAGACGTCCCGGCTGGTCCACGAGCCGCTGACCGGACCCGGGGCCGAGGGCGGCAAGCGCGAACGCGCCGGGGCGATAGCCGGCCACGAGGCCGCCCTGAGGGCCGTCGCGGCGGAGCTGGCCGCCGACGGACTGGGGCTGGACTCCCCCGAACTGGCCGCGGTGGGCCACCGGGTGGTGCACGGCGGCACCCGGTTCACCCGGCCGACGGTGATCGACGACGAGGTGCTGGCGGAGATCCGCAGCCTGATCCCGCTGGCCCCGCTGCACAACCCGGCGAACGTGACGGGCATCGAGGTGGCCCGCTCCCTGCGCGCCGATCTCCCGCAGGTCGCCGTCTTCGACACGGCGTTCCACGCGACGGTGCCGGAGTACGCGGCCCGGTACGCGATCGACGCCGAGACCGCGCGCAAGTACTCCATCCGTCGGTACGGGTTCCACGGCACCTCCCACGCCTGCGTGTCGCGGGCGACCGCCGCGCTGCTCGGCAGGCCGGTGGAGGACGTCAACGTGATCGTGCTGCACCTGGGCAACGGGGCGTCGGCCTCGGCCGTGCGGGGCGGGGTCTGCGTGGAGACCTCGATGGGCATGACCCCGCTGGAAGGACTGGTCATGGGAACCCGGTCGGGGGATCTGGATCCGGCCGTGATCTTCCACCTGGCGCGGGTAGGCGGCCTCTCGGTGGATGAGATCGATTCGCTACTGAACAAGAAGAGCGGTCTGCTGGGCATGTGCGGCGACAACGACATGCGCGAGGTGCTGCGGCGCGCGGGCGAGGGGGACGAGGCGGCGTCGACGGCGTTCGCCGCGTACGTGCACCGGCTGAAGAAGTACATAGGGGCCTACTCGGCGGTGCTCGGGCGGGTGGACGCGGTGACGTTCACGGCCGGGGTCGGCGAGAACGCCCACCAGGTCCGGGAAGCTGCGGTGGACGGGCTGGCCGAGCTGGGCCTGGTGCTCGACCTGGAGGCCAACGCGGTGCGCTCCTCGCAGCCGCGGCTGGTCTCGGCGGAGTACGCCCGGGTGGCCGTGGCCGTGGTACCGACGGATGAGGAGCTGGAGATCGCCACCCAGGCCTACGCGCTGGTTACCCAGTAG
- a CDS encoding acyl-CoA mutase large subunit family protein, whose translation MDADAIEEGRRRWQARYDKARKREADFTTLSGDDVDPVYGPRPGDSYEGFERIGWPGEYPFTRGLHATGYRGRTWTIRQFAGFGNAEQTNERYKMILAAGGGGLSVAFDMPTLMGRDSDDPRALGEVGHCGVAIDSAADMEVLFKDIPLGDVTTSMTISGPAVPAFCMYLVAAERQGVDPAVLNGTLQTDIFKEYIAQKEWLFEPEPHLRLIGDLMEYCAHGIPAYKPLSVSGYHIREAGATAAQELAYTLADGFGYVELGLSRGLDVDHFASGLSFFFDAHLDFFEEIAKFRAARRIWARWMKEVYGAKSDKAMWLRFHTQTAGVSLTAQQPYNNVVRTAVEALAAVLGGTNSLHTNALDETLALPSEQAAEIALRTQQVLMEETGVANVADPLGGSWYVEQLTDRIEADAEKIFEQIKERGLRAHPDGQHPIGPITSGILRGIEDGWFTGEIAESAFQYQRALEKGDKRVVGVNVHHGSVTGDLEILRVSHEVERVQVRELAERKERRDAAKVERSLQAMLAAARDGSNMIPAMLDAVRAEATMGEICNALRDEWGTYTEPPGF comes from the coding sequence ATGGACGCTGACGCCATCGAGGAGGGCCGCCGACGCTGGCAGGCCCGGTATGACAAGGCCCGCAAGCGCGAGGCCGATTTCACGACGCTCTCCGGAGATGACGTCGACCCCGTCTACGGGCCCCGCCCCGGCGACTCGTACGAGGGGTTCGAGCGCATCGGCTGGCCCGGGGAGTACCCCTTCACCCGGGGCCTGCACGCCACCGGCTACCGCGGCCGGACCTGGACCATCCGGCAGTTCGCCGGGTTCGGGAACGCCGAGCAGACCAACGAGCGCTACAAGATGATCCTGGCCGCCGGCGGCGGCGGGCTCTCGGTCGCCTTCGACATGCCGACCCTCATGGGCCGCGACTCCGACGACCCCCGCGCGCTCGGCGAGGTCGGCCACTGCGGGGTCGCCATAGACTCCGCCGCCGACATGGAGGTCCTGTTCAAGGACATCCCGCTGGGCGACGTCACCACGTCCATGACCATCAGCGGACCCGCCGTGCCCGCGTTCTGCATGTACCTGGTCGCCGCCGAGCGGCAGGGCGTCGATCCCGCCGTACTCAACGGCACGCTCCAGACCGACATCTTCAAGGAGTACATCGCCCAGAAGGAGTGGCTCTTCGAACCGGAGCCGCACCTGCGCCTCATCGGCGACCTCATGGAGTACTGCGCGCACGGCATCCCGGCCTACAAGCCGCTGTCGGTGTCCGGCTACCACATCCGCGAGGCCGGGGCGACGGCCGCGCAGGAGCTGGCGTACACCCTCGCCGACGGCTTCGGCTACGTGGAGCTGGGCCTCTCCCGCGGCCTGGACGTCGACCACTTCGCCTCCGGTCTCTCCTTCTTCTTCGACGCGCACCTCGACTTCTTCGAGGAGATCGCCAAGTTCCGCGCCGCCCGCAGGATCTGGGCGCGCTGGATGAAGGAGGTGTACGGGGCCAAGTCCGACAAGGCGATGTGGCTGCGCTTCCACACCCAGACCGCCGGTGTCTCCCTCACCGCCCAGCAGCCGTACAACAACGTCGTACGGACCGCCGTCGAGGCGCTCGCGGCGGTCCTCGGCGGCACCAACTCCCTGCACACCAACGCCCTGGACGAGACCCTCGCGCTGCCGAGCGAGCAGGCCGCCGAGATCGCCCTGCGCACGCAGCAGGTGCTGATGGAGGAGACCGGCGTCGCCAACGTGGCGGACCCGCTGGGCGGTTCCTGGTACGTCGAGCAACTCACCGACCGCATCGAGGCCGACGCGGAGAAGATCTTCGAGCAGATCAAGGAGCGCGGCCTGCGCGCCCACCCCGACGGGCAGCACCCGATCGGGCCGATCACCTCCGGCATCCTGCGCGGCATCGAGGACGGCTGGTTCACCGGCGAGATCGCCGAGTCGGCGTTCCAGTACCAACGGGCGCTGGAGAAGGGCGACAAGCGGGTCGTCGGCGTCAACGTCCACCACGGCTCGGTCACCGGCGACCTGGAGATCCTCCGCGTCAGCCACGAGGTGGAGCGCGTCCAGGTGCGCGAACTCGCGGAGCGCAAGGAGCGGCGCGACGCGGCGAAGGTCGAGCGGTCGCTGCAGGCCATGCTGGCCGCCGCGCGGGACGGCTCGAACATGATCCCGGCGATGCTGGACGCGGTGCGCGCCGAGGCCACGATGGGCGAGATCTGCAACGCGCTCCGGGACGAGTGGGGCACCTACACGGAGCCGCCCGGCTTCTGA